One Paraburkholderia dioscoreae DNA segment encodes these proteins:
- a CDS encoding phosphoribosyltransferase: MGRSGDAMNPDRMATAPPFSDRAEAGRMLARQLSEYAGRRDAIVLALPRGGVPVGYEVARVLGVELDVLIVRKLGVPHYPELAMGAIASGGALYLDEQTIRMAGVTQPEVVAVLDDERRELARREALYRGQRPPLNLEGRTAIVVDDGIATGSSVRVAIEALRTGKPARIVVAVPVAPESTAKRLAGLADEFVCTRPARHFDGVGPFYQDFGQTSDAEVCALLARAHQDIP, translated from the coding sequence ATGGGCCGAAGCGGTGATGCCATGAACCCGGACCGGATGGCGACCGCGCCGCCGTTCAGCGACCGCGCCGAAGCAGGACGCATGCTTGCACGGCAGTTGAGCGAATACGCGGGACGTCGCGATGCGATCGTGCTGGCGTTGCCGCGCGGCGGTGTGCCGGTCGGCTATGAGGTCGCGCGGGTGCTGGGCGTCGAACTCGACGTGCTGATCGTGCGCAAGCTGGGCGTACCGCATTACCCGGAACTGGCTATGGGCGCGATCGCCTCCGGCGGCGCACTCTATCTCGATGAGCAGACCATCCGCATGGCAGGCGTCACCCAGCCGGAAGTCGTCGCCGTACTCGACGACGAACGCCGCGAACTGGCACGGCGAGAAGCGCTATATCGCGGACAGCGGCCGCCGCTGAATCTGGAAGGCCGCACAGCCATCGTCGTCGACGACGGCATCGCCACCGGCTCATCGGTACGTGTCGCCATCGAGGCTTTGCGCACCGGCAAGCCCGCTCGAATCGTGGTGGCCGTACCGGTCGCGCCGGAAAGCACGGCAAAACGGCTGGCCGGGCTCGCCGACGAGTTTGTCTGCACCCGCCCTGCGCGACACTTCGACGGCGTCGGCCCGTTCTATCAGGACTTCGGGCAGACAAGCGACGCTGAAGTATGCGCGCTTCTCGCTCGCGCCCATCAGGACATACCGTAA
- a CDS encoding ChaB family protein — protein sequence MPYYSNADLPSPVRGHLPEHAQDIYRAAFNHAYAAHSEDARCEEIAHRIAWAAVKRSYVKYGDSWVPQE from the coding sequence ATGCCCTACTATTCCAACGCGGATCTACCTTCGCCAGTGCGAGGCCACTTGCCGGAGCATGCGCAGGACATCTATCGGGCCGCTTTCAACCACGCCTATGCGGCCCACTCGGAGGATGCGCGCTGCGAGGAGATTGCCCATCGCATTGCCTGGGCCGCGGTGAAGCGATCCTATGTCAAGTATGGCGATAGCTGGGTTCCGCAGGAATGA
- a CDS encoding lipocalin family protein, producing MHKSIACIASLAIFIAGCAHDQTVPPQAQAPQSACVAGPPIDLERYMGRWYVIADTPFLSESDYVGSYDEWTLRSDGSIDDKYLGRRHGFDQPATGSQFVAKVMSGTGNTKWRVGLIWPFEVVVVTAYVDPDYRYTIRCMADGNMLWVLARAPVMDDATYAGMLARLAAMGFNTDRLRRVPQTAGQVGQPDFQ from the coding sequence ATGCACAAGTCAATTGCGTGCATCGCCTCGCTCGCCATCTTCATTGCGGGGTGCGCGCATGATCAAACGGTCCCGCCGCAAGCCCAGGCACCCCAGTCGGCATGCGTGGCAGGGCCGCCAATCGATCTCGAACGGTACATGGGACGCTGGTACGTCATCGCGGACACACCGTTCCTGAGCGAATCCGATTATGTCGGCAGCTACGACGAGTGGACGTTGCGCAGCGACGGAAGCATCGACGACAAATATCTCGGCCGGCGTCACGGCTTCGATCAGCCGGCCACGGGAAGCCAGTTCGTAGCGAAGGTGATGTCCGGAACCGGCAACACGAAATGGCGAGTGGGACTGATCTGGCCGTTCGAAGTGGTGGTCGTCACCGCCTATGTGGACCCCGACTATCGTTACACGATTCGCTGCATGGCCGACGGCAATATGCTGTGGGTACTCGCGCGCGCCCCGGTGATGGACGACGCCACCTACGCCGGCATGCTGGCCCGGCTCGCCGCTATGGGCTTCAACACTGACCGGCTACGCAGGGTTCCGCAAACGGCGGGGCAAGTCGGCCAACCCGATTTTCAATGA